In the genome of Bacillus solimangrovi, the window AATATTAAAAAGAAGTACATAAATAAATGATAGAAATAAACACTTACAAGAAATAAGTTCATTAGATTAAATGTATAAGATATTTTTAAGGACTTATGAAAAATTAAGATCATTGTGTGGTCAAAATTATAGAAGTTTTGTTAAGGAGTATTCTCTAAGTCTCTGGAGTGGGTTATGTCACTTACTCAGTTGATATTGTGGGAGTACTCCTCTCTTTTTATATAGAAGTAGGGCTTTTAATTAAAAATGAATTTTCCAAAATAATTTTAAAACGCTAAAGAGCTTCATCGTACATGTGAGATGGATGAAGGTAATTTAAAATAACCGAAATGACTTAGGAGGGAAAATACAATGAAAAAGATATTCATGTTATTTAGCTCATTAACTATGAGTGCTTTTCTTCTTACAGCATGTACGAGCGAAGTAATTTCTACAGAGGATTATTCCAATTTGAAACAAGAGAATGAAAAGTTACAAGAGAAGAATAAGGAAATGAACGAAGAGATTGAAAGTTATAAAGAGCAAATCGAAGAATTAAAACGATTGAACGAGAAGATCCTTACATCAAATAATGAAGTAATAAAAGATGATTTCAGAGACCTTATCTTAGATGGACAGAAACGTTTCTTTCATGTTTCAAATGGAGGTGAGGTAACAGAAGATAAAACTTTTGAATATGACGGCATGGTTTATCGATATTTAGGTGATGATTTAAAAACTGAAGATAAGCTCATTGCTTATCTAGAAGTGGCTTACACTCCCACAATGGCTCGTGAATTAATCAAAAGAAAAGAAATTATCGAATATAATGGTTGGATGGCACAACCAGATGCCGATTATGGAAGCCTTCTAGAATGGGATAAGTTACTCTATAAGGGGATTGAATTAGATGGGACATCTATTTTGTTAACACTTCATGTACCATTTGGTGATAGGGGAGACTTTTCAGAAGAGACAGTTGAATTAAAGTATGAAGAAGGCATGGGCTGGCTTCTTAATTCACATCATTATAAAGAAAAGCATTGATAGGATTTAAGAATGTTAGATCATGAAGTGGTTTATACTGCTTCTTTTTTTCTGATTAGATCTTTAAAAAGTTCCTGTTAAAAAACTGGAAATTTTTCCGCGCAAACTGAATATTATCTAATATGAAATAATATTGGAGTTGAAAAAATGAAAAAAATATTATTATCTTTATTAGGCGGTTCAATTGTAGGTGGAATTATTTGTTACATATTTTTAGATTATCAGAACTCAAATTATATAATTCGACACTATTATGGTAGTCCCACCTTTGAAGTTAGGGAATTGGATTATGACTATTTATTCAATGCAACTGTGATCATAGTATTCTCTTCTATTTTGATTTCTTTAATATGGTCATTCTTTGAAAAGAAGTCAGGAAAATAAACGCTATTTTGAAAATCCTCTCCTTTTATCTTTTCCTCCAATTTTATAGCTTTTCTATAAGTGATTTCTCAACATTTCATAGATTCACGTAAGAAGGTTTGAACACTATTAACGATACTTTGTAGATGAATAAAATACGAAGTAATTTTTCTAATAGATAAAGATGCGAAGGCTTACTCAACAGTTAGAAGATCATTTAACTTTTTTTGAATTGATTGAGAAAGATTCATTTTTCAATTTGAGCAATCCGAATTTTTATGAGAAAATTGCCACTAGGTAAAAAACACCATGGAGGAAAATTTTATGAAAAAAAGCATAATGATTGGAGTTACACTATTAGCTCTATGTATGGGACAAACTGTACAAGCATCAGGTATCACAGAATCAACGCCATTAGTAGCGGCTGCAACGAAAAAAGCAAATATTCAATTGAGTGATAGTAATGGACACTGGGCGCAAAGTGACATTGAGTTTATGGTTGAACAAGGTGTAATCGGAGGGTTTCCTGACGGGACGTTCAGACCAAACGATACAATCACTAGAGCTCAGTTTAGTAAAATTCTTGCTGGGTTAATGGGAGTTGAAAGCAACACGAAGTCGTTTAGTGATGTAAAAGGACACTGGGCTGAAGCCAACATCAACGGTTTAGTGAATGAAGGAGTCATTGAAAAGATTGAATACCCTAATAGGTTTGAGCCAAACAAGGAAATTACACGTCTTGAGATCAGTAAAATGGTTGCAAGAGGTCTTGCTGAAGAAAGTTTACTTTGGAAGGATGTATTAGAAGGTTTCGGAACACTTGAAGCTATTAAACTACCATTTAAAGACCAAGACGAAATGAATATATCGGACATGCCTTACATTGCATTAGCAAATAGTTCAGGCATCGTTGGCGGTTATCAAGATGGAACGTTTAAGGTAAACCGTTCAGCAACTAGAGCAGAAGCAACAGTAATGTTGAAGCGTTACTTAGATGCGAAGAACAAAAAGCCTGTATTAAGTGAGTTATTAGAGAAGTTTAAAGGTGAGCCAAACCTTCATCAGTTCTCTAAAGCAGAGTTAGAAAAGTATATTGATAAAGAAGCAGATTTAGAGCGTTTGAGAAATACACCGATTGAGAATAAATGGCATCCAACCTTAGCAAAATCAAATACATTTATGGTTGAATCTTTAGGATTCAATAGGGTAAATGACAGTTACTTCGAAAGTGCTTCGGGATTTATGAAGATTAATGAAAATCGTGATTATAGAACAATTGGACAAGAGTTTATTAATGATATCCGTTACTATTTTAAATCGCCATTTACTTATAAGGAAAAGCATTACTCAGAGCATGAATTAGTGGATTTATTTGATGTATTTTTACAAGAAACAAAAGAGGAAAAACGGATTTCAGAAAGTCTCTATGTATCAGATCCATCTATGGTTCATCAAAAATATGAAGGTATGAGAGTTACTAACAGAGTAAGAGGAACTCAATACATTCGTTACACATCTGGAACCAATTTACCAGAGGGTGTGAAGTTGAACAAGTGGTATAAAAGGGACGTTGATGTAGTGTTAATAAATGGTGCAACTAGGAGAGAATATATTACATGGGATTTTGCGATGAATGGTTTTAAAGAAATAGACGCTATTACATCGTATAAAGAAGTCAAATAAGAGAAGCGAGCTTTTAATAAGCTCGCTTTGTCTATCGATAATCTAACTTTCTAAAACAACTTAGGTTATTGATAAACAAATTCTGATTATCAGTAATGCTTATGTTTTATAAATTGATAATTGTTCACTAGTGTAAAAAAATAAGATTTGAACAAATTTACATGTCTTACAAACACTCATTTTTTTTAAAAAAACATAAATCATTCTTCGATAATACGTTCAGTACCCTATTCTCAACACTAAAATAAAGATTTCACTAGTGATATACATATACTAATCCAAAACAAATTAATGCTAAAACATCCTATGGTAAAATCTAATTAGAGAACTTTTATTTTCCATATAAAACAACTCAATATCAGGAGGATAAAAATGAAGAAATCAAAAAAAATCACGATAACCCTACTACTCCTTATACTATCGTTAGCACCTACCCAATTAGCTAATGCTGCAACAATATATACGCCTGTTGCTGGTACGTTTCAAACTGAGGGAACGTTATTTAAGATGAATAATCCGTATCCAGAGGGAAAAGTGATTGTTCAATTTGATGACCAATCGGTAGAAGATGATGAAATCGTTGAGTTGGAGTTCACTGAACAAGAGTCTACTTATTTGGCTAAATGTTCATCACTCTATACATTCTCATTTTATGATCAGGATGAGAATTTTAAGTTGAAGAGACAGTATTACGTTCCATATCCACGTTATTCATTGGATGAGTGTAACAAACTAGAACAATAAGGGTTACTTACAGTATGCAAGCGGACCCATTGCATTTAATCCCAGTTCATTTAAGGGAAGAGTTTTTCAAAGAATATGGGATACGTGTTGAGGGGAACTTATCGCCGCTTAATATTATGCGTTTGGAGCAAGAATATGGGGATCGAATTGAGGATGTGCTTGTTGAGCGAGTATTCTTATCTGAGGATAAACGGGTTGGTATTGGTACATTTAGTCCGTCTGATCCGAAGTCACAGGATATTGCTGATTTAACAGGAAGTATCGATTTCTCGACGATTGCTGAATTTGGTTCTGAGTCTGATCCTCGTGCATATCGATTTGATGGTGAATTGAATAAGGCAAATCGTGGCATGATGGAGTTCCAAGAAATGCTTAAGTGTGATGAGAAGTTCTTATGGCATCTCTTGTCATTAACGCAAGAAGGGAACTTCAAAGCAGGACGTTTCGCGTTAATTAGTGCAGATGAATTAATTGTCGCACATACGAATGAAGCCGAGTATCGTTCCTTTATTTCGAATAAAAAGAATGAAGCACTTCATTCACGGATTATCGTCATGCCAATTCCGTATAATTTGAAAGTATCTCAGGAAGAGCGTATCTATCGGAAAATGATTGGTGAAAGTGATATGGCACATGTGCATATTGCACCACATACGTTGAAGGTTGCAGCGATGTTTACGATCTTAACACGTTTGAAAGAGCCGAAGAAATCGGGTGTAGACCTGATTAAGAAGATGCGTTTATATGATGGTGAAGATGTGGAAGGCTTCAATGAGGTTGATGTTGAAGAAATGAAGCAAGAATTCTCTGACGAAGGTATGAGTGGAATTGACCCACGTTATGTCATTAACCGAATCTCTTCAGCAATTATTCGTAAAGAAGTTGAGTCGATTAATGCATTGGATGTACTGCGCAACTTGAAGGAAGGTTTAACACAACACGCATCCATTTCAGAAGAAGATAAAGAGCGTTATTTGAACTTCATTTCTGTTGCACGTAAAGAATATGATGAACTGGCGAAGAAAGAGGTTCAGAAGGCATTTGTATATTCATATGAAGAGTCAGCGAAGACACTCATGGATAATTATCTTGATAACGTTGAAGCATATTGTAACAAGAACAAAATTCGTGACCCATTAACAGGTGAAGAGATGAACCCAGACGAGAAGTTAATGCGCTCGATTGAAGAACAAATTGGAATTTCGGAAAATGCGAAAAAGGCATTCCGCGAAGAAATTCTTATCCGTATCTCTGCTTATGCTCGTAAAGGGAAGAAGTTCGATTACAATTCTCATGAGCGGTTGCGCGAAGCGATCCAGAAGAAATTGTTTGCTGATCTGAAGGATATCGTCAAAATTACAACATCAACGAAGACACCTGATGAAAAACAACTGAAGAAGATGAATGAGGTTGTTGCAACATTGATTGATGAGTATGGCTACAACTCAACTTCAGCAAATGAATTGCTTCGATACGTCGGTAGCTTATTAAATAGGTAATCAATTAAATTAGTGGATAATCAGACTGATGAGCAAAAGCTTATCAGTCTTTTTTTTATCACGTTTCAACTGACGAAGACTTCTACTTTTCATACAAAGTTGAAGCGGAATTGTAGTGTAAGTAATTACTAAATCAGTTTAACCAACGACCCATGGCGGATAAAATAACTCACTCGTAAGGCAGTTTCACTTTATTGTCTCATCGATATATAATAGTTAATATGAGATTGATCCTATTTGAAGGGGTGATGAACATGGCAAATACATTGCCGCTTAATGCAGCTACTCATGCAAAGCCTAGTATTGGAAAGGTGATACTTTGCATGAGAGTAAACGATTATATAAAATCACCTAACTAAACGGTTATATCTAATATTAGGCTTTGCACCTTATTTTTGAAAACAAAATAAGAATAAGGGGCGGGCTGAGATGAACTATGTGAAAGCAAATGCGGTATTACCGCAAGAACTAATAAAAGAAATTCAGAAGTACGTTCAAGGAGAAACTATTTATATTCCGAAACCTAAAGCGAACCATAAAAAATGGGGAACACGTTCGGGAGCGAGAACGTTGATTGCAGATCGGAATGCATCTATTAAACAAGGGTTTAAAGATGGAAACTCAATTGAACAATTAGCTGAACAATATTTTCTTGCAGTTGAAACGATTAAAAAGATCGTTTATTCGAAATGAATGTTACCTTTATGATAGATATACAGAAGCACTGAGAATCTTAACGAGAGATTTTCAGTGCTTTTTTATGTATCGTTTGTTTCTTAATCATTCTCTGCATTTTAGAAGTACGGAATTTTTTCTACAATTAATGATAACGAAGCACTTGTAAGAGTGAAAGGAGTGGGATATATGAAACCTTTTATACAACCGTATCAATATCATTTCATTCATAAGCAAATGCAAACTCTTTTAAATGCACAATCCGCTAGTAATGATGAAAGTGTCTTACGAGCTTTACGAACAATGGCGACAGAAAGGCTGCTTGAAATTGTTGCGGATGGTTCAGATGAACAGCAGCAGTTCGTTCAAGCACTTGCAGAAGTGGATAATACAGAGAAGGCTGAGAAATTGCTCGCTCAATTGAGATCATATGTCATACCATTTGAGGTAACAGAACAGGAAATTAAGAAACTGTTTCCAAAGGTGAAGAAATTAAGAGTCCCACATTTAGCTGAGTTCGATATGTTTACCCGTTCATATGTAAACTGGTTTGATAGCGGTACGAATAAAACATTTCTTGTAACGAGAATGAACCAGAAGTTAGTAGGTTTACAAGGAACATTAACTCGTATAAACGAGAAAGGAATTTGTACGTTATGCAATGGGTATGAGGAAGTCGGAATCCTTCTAGTTGAAGAGAAGGGCAAACAGTTAGGTACGTACACGAAGAGAGGAAACTATATTTGTACCGATGGTGAGAAATGCAATCAAAACATAACGTCATTGGAACGAATACATGGATTTATAGAACGATTGAAGAAGTGAGGAGAAAGTTCGCATGCAAAAACTTGAATCAAATGTTAAATTTCTACAAAGTGATCGGTTATTTTTAAGACCGCTAGAGGAAGATGACTTAGACTTATTTTATGAAAAAGCATTATGGGAGCAAGAGGGAAGAAGATTAACAGGTTCACAAACGGTGTTCACCCGCTCAAGTGTACAAAGTTGGTTCGAGAATGTTTCATTAGATAGTACGAGAATTGATCTGCTCATTTGTTTGCAAGCAACGAATGCACCGATCGGAGAGATGGCGATGCTTGATATTGACCATCGAAACCAAAAAGCAGTCGTAAGAATATCGATCTTCGATAACGATTATTTAGGGAAGGGATTCGGAACAGAAGCGATGTCGTTATTAGTGGCATATGGATTTGACATCTTAAATCTACACAGAGTTGGTTTGGATGTCTTCTCATACAATGAACGAGCGATTAATTCTTATAAAAAGTTAGGGTTCAAGCAAGAAGGAGTAATAAGAGATAGCCTCTTTTATAATGGGCAGTTCCATGACTCGATTATGATGGGAGTGCTACGACATGAATTTGTAAAATGTACGTGATAACGAATGCAGCATAAAAAATATCGGTGCTAACCTCCAATGGATGGAGTGCTAGCACCGATAATTTGATTATTTGACTTTGAAGCGCTCAACCATGTCATGTAATTTATCCGCTTCTTCTGCATTTTCTTTCGTTGATTGAGCAATGTCTTTTATAAGCGTTAGCTGTTCGTCTGTACTTGTAGATAGTTTAATCGTTTGTTCGGTTGTGCCTTCAATTGATGCGACCATTTCTTTTAGTGAATGATCGATTTCTTGAGAACTTGCGCTCATTTCTTCTGTTGTAGCTGTAAAGTCATGCACTTTCGTTGAGATATGTTGAACAGAATTGTATATGTCTTCGAAATATTGATTGATATGTTTCATCATTTCTTGGCCTTCACATACTTCTTGTGAGACGTTATTCATCATTTGCAGTGAGTTTCTCGCTTTTTGTTCATTTTGCTGGATGAGTGTTGTAATCTGTTGGAGCGCATCTGCGGTTTGTTCCGCTAAGTTGCGAACTTCACCCGCTACAACTGCAAAGCCTCTACCATGTTCGCCTGCACGTGCTGCTTCAATAGATGCGTTCAATGCAAGTAGATTTGTTTGCTCAGCAATACCAGTTATCATCCCAATAATCTTACTAATTTCAAGTGCGCCTTCATCAAGACTTTTCACGACAGCCGATGATTGTTCGACGTTTTTTTCAATATGCTCCATTTGTTTTGTAACATTCTTTAATGATTGTTCGCCATTTTGTGCTTTTGAAGCAGTTTCTGCTGTAAGATCGGCTACAACACTTGATGACTTCGCAATTGATTGAGTCGCGGTCATCATTTCCTGTATGATTGAAGACGAATTGTTAGCATACTCAGCTTGAGTAGAGGCGGAGGTCGCTGCATGTTTAAGGTTTTCTGCAATTAATTGACTATGCTCTTTACCTTTGTCAGTTGATTGGAGCAATGAGTTGGTCGTTTCATACACATGATCGCTTGTGCTTTTCACTTGTTTCATAATCGTTTGCATCTTGTTTATCATTGCGTTAAAGGCGAACGCAAGCTTGCTCATTTCATCTTTTCCTGATTCATCTAACCTTACCGTTAAGTCAGCTTCGCCTTTACTAATCCGTAAGAGAGAGTTTGTGATTTTATCCATATTGTTCAATCGGCGTTTAACAAGTAGCGGTATGAAGATGACTAAAAGGATCAGTGCGATGCTAGTAGATAGAAACGTAATATTCGAAATTTCTGTTAGAATCTCATTTGATATGACAACGAATAAATACGTACCATCAGAAAGTGGTACTGTATATGCTTTTGCTTTCTTCTCATCATAAGTCATATTTTCATTAGATGCTCCTGCTGCACTTTTTACGGCTGTAAATGTTTGTTGAACAACTGATTGATCGGCATCATCTGATGTACTGACAAGAATTTTATCTTCATTTGAGAAGATGCCTGAATATAAAATTTGATCACTTAATTCCTCTTTCATCTTCATTAAGATCGATTTTGAACCGA includes:
- a CDS encoding GNAT family N-acetyltransferase; its protein translation is MQKLESNVKFLQSDRLFLRPLEEDDLDLFYEKALWEQEGRRLTGSQTVFTRSSVQSWFENVSLDSTRIDLLICLQATNAPIGEMAMLDIDHRNQKAVVRISIFDNDYLGKGFGTEAMSLLVAYGFDILNLHRVGLDVFSYNERAINSYKKLGFKQEGVIRDSLFYNGQFHDSIMMGVLRHEFVKCT
- a CDS encoding methyl-accepting chemotaxis protein → MKFYQSLKWKIVWPVLIVITMIISIMSMVIYRYTSEYITQQGTTITETIRIAVENTISARDYSEQILEKEMIAESVLLSLIVEDGTDYAELSELAERSGIDEFWITDGKGNTTLTNMAEDVDFFFGSDPNSQAYEFMDLITNKRDVVTQPAQVRTVDNQIFKFVGVSGWNSPQIIQVARNGQSLIELDQTIGSKSILMKMKEELSDQILYSGIFSNEDKILVSTSDDADQSVVQQTFTAVKSAAGASNENMTYDEKKAKAYTVPLSDGTYLFVVISNEILTEISNITFLSTSIALILLVIFIPLLVKRRLNNMDKITNSLLRISKGEADLTVRLDESGKDEMSKLAFAFNAMINKMQTIMKQVKSTSDHVYETTNSLLQSTDKGKEHSQLIAENLKHAATSASTQAEYANNSSSIIQEMMTATQSIAKSSSVVADLTAETASKAQNGEQSLKNVTKQMEHIEKNVEQSSAVVKSLDEGALEISKIIGMITGIAEQTNLLALNASIEAARAGEHGRGFAVVAGEVRNLAEQTADALQQITTLIQQNEQKARNSLQMMNNVSQEVCEGQEMMKHINQYFEDIYNSVQHISTKVHDFTATTEEMSASSQEIDHSLKEMVASIEGTTEQTIKLSTSTDEQLTLIKDIAQSTKENAEEADKLHDMVERFKVK
- a CDS encoding FusB/FusC family EF-G-binding protein yields the protein MKPFIQPYQYHFIHKQMQTLLNAQSASNDESVLRALRTMATERLLEIVADGSDEQQQFVQALAEVDNTEKAEKLLAQLRSYVIPFEVTEQEIKKLFPKVKKLRVPHLAEFDMFTRSYVNWFDSGTNKTFLVTRMNQKLVGLQGTLTRINEKGICTLCNGYEEVGILLVEEKGKQLGTYTKRGNYICTDGEKCNQNITSLERIHGFIERLKK
- a CDS encoding S-layer homology domain-containing protein; this translates as MKKSIMIGVTLLALCMGQTVQASGITESTPLVAAATKKANIQLSDSNGHWAQSDIEFMVEQGVIGGFPDGTFRPNDTITRAQFSKILAGLMGVESNTKSFSDVKGHWAEANINGLVNEGVIEKIEYPNRFEPNKEITRLEISKMVARGLAEESLLWKDVLEGFGTLEAIKLPFKDQDEMNISDMPYIALANSSGIVGGYQDGTFKVNRSATRAEATVMLKRYLDAKNKKPVLSELLEKFKGEPNLHQFSKAELEKYIDKEADLERLRNTPIENKWHPTLAKSNTFMVESLGFNRVNDSYFESASGFMKINENRDYRTIGQEFINDIRYYFKSPFTYKEKHYSEHELVDLFDVFLQETKEEKRISESLYVSDPSMVHQKYEGMRVTNRVRGTQYIRYTSGTNLPEGVKLNKWYKRDVDVVLINGATRREYITWDFAMNGFKEIDAITSYKEVK
- a CDS encoding DL-endopeptidase inhibitor IseA family protein; translated protein: MKKIFMLFSSLTMSAFLLTACTSEVISTEDYSNLKQENEKLQEKNKEMNEEIESYKEQIEELKRLNEKILTSNNEVIKDDFRDLILDGQKRFFHVSNGGEVTEDKTFEYDGMVYRYLGDDLKTEDKLIAYLEVAYTPTMARELIKRKEIIEYNGWMAQPDADYGSLLEWDKLLYKGIELDGTSILLTLHVPFGDRGDFSEETVELKYEEGMGWLLNSHHYKEKH
- a CDS encoding CD3324 family protein — translated: MNYVKANAVLPQELIKEIQKYVQGETIYIPKPKANHKKWGTRSGARTLIADRNASIKQGFKDGNSIEQLAEQYFLAVETIKKIVYSK